A genomic region of Chryseobacterium sp. KACC 21268 contains the following coding sequences:
- a CDS encoding alkene reductase, with product MKLLQEVTVGNQTLKNSIAMAPMTRSRADENGVVGDLTVLYYKQRASAGLIIAEGINISEQAKGSPYTPGLFTQEQIDAWKNVTKAVHDEGGVIYAQLWHTGRVGHSTVKNGELPVAPSALPIVGQQHFTGQGMADYETPKELSNEEVKQIVQDYIQAAINALEAGFDGVELHAAFGYLPNQFLAESSNQRTDEYGGSTENRNRFVLEVMTEMVNAVGGEKVGIKLSPTIPYNSILNDDPKTQFTALIEGLNSFSLSYVHLMNGLFPLDKLPHYPNNVMETFGRLSNNTVIANGGYNRETGEAELEKGIAKVISYGGLFLANPDLPKRFELNAELNQPDQSTMYGGGAEGYVDYPSLAEA from the coding sequence ATGAAATTATTACAAGAAGTTACGGTAGGGAATCAAACGTTGAAAAATTCAATAGCAATGGCACCAATGACAAGAAGCCGTGCAGATGAGAATGGAGTGGTGGGCGATCTTACGGTTCTATATTACAAACAGAGAGCCAGTGCGGGTTTGATCATTGCAGAGGGGATTAACATCTCTGAGCAGGCTAAAGGAAGTCCATACACGCCGGGATTGTTTACACAGGAACAGATCGATGCCTGGAAAAATGTGACAAAAGCAGTTCACGACGAAGGTGGTGTTATTTATGCTCAGCTTTGGCATACAGGACGTGTGGGGCATTCCACCGTTAAAAATGGTGAGTTGCCGGTGGCTCCATCAGCATTACCAATTGTTGGGCAACAACACTTTACAGGTCAGGGAATGGCAGATTATGAAACGCCAAAAGAGTTAAGCAATGAAGAAGTAAAACAAATCGTACAAGATTACATACAGGCTGCGATTAATGCATTAGAGGCTGGTTTTGATGGGGTAGAACTGCACGCTGCTTTTGGATATCTTCCAAACCAATTTCTTGCAGAAAGCTCTAACCAAAGAACAGACGAATATGGAGGAAGTACAGAAAACCGTAACCGTTTCGTACTTGAAGTAATGACAGAAATGGTAAATGCAGTAGGTGGAGAAAAAGTAGGAATCAAACTATCACCAACAATTCCTTACAACAGCATTCTTAATGACGATCCAAAAACACAGTTTACCGCTTTGATCGAAGGTCTGAATTCATTTTCATTATCTTATGTTCATCTTATGAACGGTCTTTTCCCTTTGGATAAATTACCACATTACCCGAACAATGTTATGGAGACCTTCGGCAGATTGTCTAATAACACAGTCATTGCCAACGGTGGCTACAACAGAGAGACCGGCGAAGCAGAACTTGAAAAAGGAATTGCAAAAGTGATCTCATATGGTGGGCTTTTTCTGGCGAATCCGGATCTTCCAAAGCGCTTTGAATTGAATGCAGAACTTAATCAACCAGACCAATCAACAATGTACGGCGGCGGTGCAGAAGGATATGTGGATTATCCTTCACTAGCTGAAGCTTAA